The following proteins are co-located in the Haliotis asinina isolate JCU_RB_2024 chromosome 13, JCU_Hal_asi_v2, whole genome shotgun sequence genome:
- the LOC137259298 gene encoding uncharacterized protein produces the protein MDASCTLMLSNQVTVMSQTDEARSGRLKLVLLGNQHVGKTSLLRRYVNNVYNPTYTHTRGGDMFEKELRVDGRRIKLHFVDTAGQADVKSLIRSIYRNANGIMVVFDVTNQKSFDTVDGWVERVTKEIEPQPHVMLVGNKHDLKAHREIPISQARARADFFCAPYYDVSAKTGDNVKEAFETWIRETWRNIHPNADTEFGRSIHIEETDEESKARCCTS, from the exons ATGGATGCTTCTTGCACGCTGATGTTGAGCAATCAGGTCACTGTTATGTCACAGACGGACGAGGCGAGGTCCGGGAGGTTGAAGCTGGTACTCCTCGGCAACCAACACGTCGGCAAGACGTCGTTGTTGCGGCGGTACGTGAACAACGTTTACAACCCGACATATACTCACACAAGAG GTGGCGACATGTTCGAGAAGGAACTGCGGGTCGATGGCCGACGAATTAAACTGCACTTTGT GGACACGGCCGGGCAGGCTGACGTCAAGTCCCTCATTAGGAGTATATACAGAAACGCAAAC GGCATTATGGTTGTGTTCGACGTGACGAACCAGAAGAGCTTCGATACGGTTGATGGATGGGTGGAAAGAGTGACAAAG GAAATTGAACCCCAGCCACATGTGATGCTGGTCGGCAACAAACATGACCTCAAAGCCCACAGGGAGATACCCATAAGTCAAGCCCGTGCG AGAGCAGATTTTTTCTGTGCGCCCTATTATGACGTTAGTGCAAAGACAGGTGACAATGTCAAAGAAGCCTTTGAGACCTGGATCCGTGAAACATGGCGGAATATACACCCG AATGCAGACACAGAATTCGGTAGATCTATCCACATTGAAGAAACCGATGAAGAGAGTAAAGCAAGGTGCTGCACGAGCTGA